One genomic region from Candidatus Bathyarchaeia archaeon encodes:
- a CDS encoding magnesium transporter: protein MALKAKPRFAETLKQSVMAYAFNIFGIAAGTIIAYNSGLFAEAPWAVVIYPPILSARGVIGGLFCGRLSTGLHLGTIQPRLFRNTKSFYLLFQAIVIMTFEASLMMSLIAALLNGFGESLRLINVFMATMALALIVISPLTLTVSFISFKHGLDPDIILYPIESTVADLLITSIYITVLGLFLTNSFLWGYVFTFISLALLLTSAFFLVKNAKEPEFIKTLKESLLTLVLVSFIVNVAGATLGKVEELIRGKELSQVYVVYPALIDTIGDVGAVVGSTATTKLALGTIKASFSSMKSHFMEISGAWAASLIMYFAYSVLALLITGTFAPISLAAFTFFLFTINIFAASLIILVSYSVAILTYQRGLDPDNFEIPLESSLADSITTISLLVALVLWAGVLA from the coding sequence ATGGCTTTGAAGGCTAAACCGCGATTCGCCGAAACCCTAAAGCAGTCAGTGATGGCTTACGCCTTCAATATTTTTGGGATAGCCGCCGGAACAATAATCGCCTATAATTCTGGACTTTTTGCAGAAGCGCCATGGGCGGTTGTAATTTATCCACCAATCCTCAGCGCCCGTGGAGTTATAGGCGGCTTATTTTGTGGACGCCTAAGTACAGGCCTACACCTTGGAACTATTCAACCACGCCTTTTCAGAAACACTAAAAGTTTCTATCTACTATTCCAAGCAATTGTGATTATGACTTTTGAAGCAAGCCTCATGATGAGCCTAATTGCAGCTCTTTTAAACGGCTTTGGAGAATCTTTGCGTTTGATAAACGTTTTTATGGCTACAATGGCTTTGGCGCTGATTGTTATTTCCCCACTGACGCTGACGGTTTCCTTCATCTCCTTCAAGCATGGGCTTGACCCAGACATAATCTTATACCCAATAGAATCAACAGTGGCAGACCTCCTCATAACATCAATTTATATTACAGTGCTAGGTCTTTTCCTCACTAACAGTTTTCTTTGGGGTTATGTCTTCACTTTTATAAGTTTAGCACTGCTGTTAACCTCCGCATTCTTCCTCGTTAAAAATGCGAAGGAGCCAGAATTCATTAAAACTTTGAAAGAATCCCTATTAACACTTGTTTTAGTCTCTTTTATAGTCAATGTTGCCGGAGCCACTTTAGGCAAGGTGGAAGAACTCATACGCGGGAAAGAGCTTAGCCAAGTCTACGTTGTTTATCCAGCGTTAATTGACACTATAGGTGACGTGGGAGCTGTTGTAGGCTCAACAGCCACAACAAAACTTGCCCTTGGAACGATTAAAGCGTCATTTTCCTCCATGAAAAGCCATTTTATGGAGATTTCAGGCGCGTGGGCAGCATCATTAATAATGTATTTTGCCTATTCAGTCTTAGCCTTACTAATAACTGGCACATTTGCTCCAATAAGCCTTGCAGCTTTTACGTTTTTCCTTTTCACAATCAACATTTTCGCCGCTTCCCTAATAATTTTGGTTTCCTATTCCGTTGCCATCCTAACCTATCAAAGAGGTTTAGACCCTGACAACTTTGAGATTCCATTAGAAAGTTCCCTCGCAGATAGCATAACAACAATTTCGCTTCTTGTGGCACTTGTCTTGTGGGCTGGAGTATTAGCTTAA
- a CDS encoding transcriptional regulator, translating into MKPPCVIVVKHLLPAIRVLVTKELVEKHNMRKIEASEKMELTPAAITQYFKGERGSTLTDEIAQSEEAMKMIERLAEAIARGDATPESVIEKLCEICATIRYEKVICKLHQEDLPTLKECKCTTCYPPLKP; encoded by the coding sequence TTGAAACCACCATGCGTAATTGTAGTTAAACACCTCCTTCCAGCCATAAGAGTGCTGGTAACTAAGGAGCTTGTAGAAAAGCACAACATGCGAAAAATTGAAGCCTCTGAAAAAATGGAGTTAACCCCGGCAGCCATAACCCAATATTTTAAGGGCGAAAGAGGATCAACTCTCACAGATGAAATAGCCCAATCTGAAGAAGCAATGAAAATGATAGAAAGGCTGGCTGAAGCCATCGCCAGAGGAGATGCAACACCAGAAAGCGTCATAGAAAAGCTCTGCGAAATATGCGCTACCATAAGATACGAGAAGGTTATCTGCAAACTTCATCAGGAGGACTTGCCAACCCTCAAAGAATGCAAGTGCACCACATGCTATCCTCCGCTAAAACCCTAA